One region of Paraburkholderia phymatum STM815 genomic DNA includes:
- a CDS encoding transposase yields MVTVLDVCSELEKEMQFEELSNEEWSLVAPTLCAPPPAGMLKRGRPRIRPRLLANAVLWVLTTGESWAKLPAHYPSQPTCRCRFEEWRRDGKLAEMIRILSDRGRRFSYVPDVPNPVPKARPKRDSRVIDERGLPRVVWRSQASWQTSTADPGRRFAPAAPAEPIEPIEPIESGRPATAAAAREPQPDTSNRGFWMGLAAKGARVTDDRGYIVYVAADLVPDAMFRGWTEITRDGRRVARSGLVGPKFGAPEAAMQCALTWARRWIEQHGVCFEFELLHRAAD; encoded by the coding sequence ATGGTCACCGTGCTCGATGTCTGTAGCGAGTTGGAGAAGGAGATGCAGTTCGAGGAGCTTTCCAACGAAGAGTGGTCGCTGGTCGCGCCGACGCTCTGCGCGCCGCCTCCTGCGGGCATGCTGAAGCGCGGCCGCCCGCGCATCCGGCCGCGCCTGCTGGCCAACGCGGTGCTGTGGGTGTTGACCACGGGCGAATCGTGGGCCAAGCTGCCCGCGCACTATCCATCGCAGCCTACCTGCCGTTGCCGGTTCGAAGAGTGGCGGCGCGACGGCAAGCTTGCCGAGATGATCCGCATCCTCAGCGACAGGGGACGCCGCTTTTCATACGTACCCGATGTGCCGAATCCGGTCCCAAAGGCCAGGCCGAAGCGCGACAGCCGCGTAATCGACGAGCGCGGCCTGCCTCGCGTGGTCTGGCGAAGCCAGGCGTCCTGGCAGACATCGACGGCCGACCCGGGTCGTCGCTTTGCCCCAGCCGCCCCGGCCGAGCCGATCGAGCCGATCGAGCCGATCGAGTCGGGGCGGCCCGCGACGGCAGCAGCCGCCCGCGAGCCGCAACCCGACACCTCGAATCGTGGGTTCTGGATGGGACTCGCGGCGAAGGGCGCGCGCGTGACCGACGACAGAGGCTACATCGTGTACGTTGCGGCCGATCTCGTACCCGACGCGATGTTTCGCGGCTGGACGGAGATCACGCGCGATGGCCGGCGCGTCGCGCGATCCGGCCTCGTGGGTCCGAAGTTCGGCGCGCCGGAGGCGGCCATGCAATGCGCGCTGACATGGGCGCGCCGCTGGATCGAGCAGCACGGCGTGTGTTTCGAATTCGAGTTGCTGCACCGAGCAGCCGACTGA
- a CDS encoding RBBP9/YdeN family alpha/beta hydrolase, with protein sequence MTSPTTPTVLIVPGLRDHIEDHWQTLLQRALPNARAVAPLEHDKLSRAARTAALDAALREIDGPVVLVAHSAGVMITVHWAQQHHRQIKGALLATPVDLETPLPEGYPTQDALRDNGWLSIPRERLPFPSIVVASTNDPLARFERVAGMAQDWGSRLVHAGAVGHLNPASGYGEWPRAIELIAELSGEPAHAPC encoded by the coding sequence ATGACATCCCCGACGACGCCAACCGTATTGATCGTGCCCGGACTGCGCGACCACATCGAAGATCATTGGCAAACACTGCTGCAACGCGCGCTGCCCAATGCGCGCGCCGTCGCACCGCTGGAGCATGACAAGCTCAGCCGCGCGGCGCGCACCGCGGCGCTCGATGCCGCGCTGCGTGAAATCGATGGCCCTGTCGTGCTGGTCGCGCACAGCGCCGGCGTGATGATCACCGTGCATTGGGCGCAGCAGCATCATCGCCAGATCAAGGGCGCGTTGCTTGCCACACCCGTCGATCTGGAAACGCCGCTGCCCGAAGGCTATCCGACGCAGGACGCGCTGCGCGACAACGGCTGGCTGTCGATACCGCGCGAACGTCTGCCGTTCCCGAGCATCGTCGTCGCCAGCACGAACGATCCCCTCGCGCGTTTCGAGCGTGTCGCGGGCATGGCGCAGGATTGGGGAAGCCGGCTCGTTCATGCGGGCGCCGTCGGTCATCTGAATCCTGCTTCGGGATACGGCGAATGGCCGCGCGCCATCGAACTCATCGCCGAACTGAGCGGCGAACCGGCGCACGCGCCGTGCTGA
- a CDS encoding glycine zipper 2TM domain-containing protein, whose product MNANVTNSTSQRSRIHPLIAGAAVSVILASVTGVAAMTGILPVSHAVQPPAAQIAPVAAQAASAPLATVEPANATAQQTGAVQQPSAAQPVAQQAAPAAPRPVHHTRKPSVAPAPQYANGNYAQSAGARQVAADPYAGEVVAINPVQTSEPTTGLGAVGGAVAGGLIGNQFGGGHGRILTTIAGAVGGGLAGNGIEHAVRKQTSYQVQVRMQDGSYRNFTYATEPQVQVGQRVHVSGDTLTAS is encoded by the coding sequence ATGAACGCCAATGTCACGAACAGCACTTCGCAACGTAGCCGTATCCATCCCTTGATCGCAGGCGCGGCTGTGTCCGTGATCCTCGCCAGCGTCACAGGCGTCGCGGCCATGACGGGCATCCTGCCCGTTTCGCACGCGGTGCAGCCGCCCGCTGCGCAGATCGCGCCCGTCGCCGCGCAGGCCGCCAGCGCGCCGCTCGCTACCGTCGAGCCAGCGAACGCCACGGCTCAGCAAACGGGCGCGGTCCAGCAGCCGAGTGCGGCGCAACCCGTCGCCCAGCAAGCGGCACCCGCTGCGCCGCGGCCCGTTCATCACACGCGCAAGCCGTCGGTCGCGCCCGCACCGCAGTACGCGAACGGCAACTATGCGCAATCGGCCGGCGCACGCCAGGTTGCCGCCGATCCCTATGCGGGTGAAGTCGTCGCGATCAACCCGGTGCAAACGTCAGAGCCGACCACGGGACTCGGCGCCGTCGGTGGCGCGGTCGCGGGCGGTTTGATCGGCAATCAGTTCGGCGGCGGACACGGACGCATCCTTACCACCATCGCGGGCGCGGTGGGCGGCGGTCTCGCGGGCAACGGCATCGAACATGCGGTGCGCAAGCAGACGAGCTATCAGGTACAGGTGCGCATGCAGGACGGCAGCTATCGCAACTTCACTTATGCGACTGAACCGCAGGTGCAGGTCGGACAACGCGTGCACGTATCCGGCGACACGCTCACGGCTTCGTGA
- a CDS encoding MFS transporter encodes MHIHHVDHGAHGNFAARTGTRAYAWIVFALTFGLLLSDYMSRQVLNAVFPLLKTTWGLSDTQLGSLSGVVALMVGALTVPLSVLADRWGRVKSIVVMAALWSAATLGCAIATSYGEMLVARALVGVGEAAYGSVGIALILSIFPAHLRSTLTGAFMAGGAFGSVFGMALGGVVAVHLGWRWSFGAMACFGIVLVFAYMMIVTEKRVACRRNDIAVSLRANKAERPSFRATLRGLFSTVSVICAYVGSALQLFIMASVLAWMPSFLNRYYGMPTDKAAVTAAGFLLLGGVGMIVCGIVTDRVSKGHPERKWMTAIAYCVMSLVLLGIGFQLQAGPLQFVLLGAGIFVVAGTSGPAGAMVANLTPPSIHAPAFATLTLVNNLLGMAPGPLVTGYIADRIGLPGALQLVPLAAALATVMFTIGMRNYGRGLQRVEPARTALATE; translated from the coding sequence TTGCATATCCATCATGTCGATCACGGCGCACACGGAAACTTTGCCGCGCGCACAGGCACGCGCGCGTATGCGTGGATCGTTTTCGCGCTGACCTTCGGATTGCTGCTGTCGGACTATATGTCGCGACAGGTGCTGAATGCCGTATTTCCGTTGCTCAAGACAACGTGGGGGCTTAGCGATACGCAGCTCGGCTCGCTAAGCGGCGTCGTCGCGCTGATGGTCGGCGCGCTGACCGTTCCGCTGTCCGTGCTGGCCGACCGCTGGGGCCGCGTGAAGAGCATCGTCGTGATGGCCGCGTTGTGGAGCGCGGCGACGCTCGGCTGCGCGATCGCCACGAGCTACGGCGAAATGCTCGTGGCCCGCGCGCTGGTCGGTGTCGGCGAGGCCGCGTATGGCAGCGTCGGTATCGCGCTGATCCTGAGCATCTTCCCCGCGCATCTGCGCTCGACGCTGACGGGCGCCTTCATGGCAGGCGGTGCGTTCGGCTCTGTGTTCGGCATGGCGCTGGGCGGCGTGGTGGCCGTGCATCTCGGCTGGCGCTGGTCGTTCGGCGCGATGGCGTGCTTCGGCATCGTGCTGGTGTTCGCGTACATGATGATCGTCACCGAGAAGCGCGTTGCATGCCGACGCAACGACATCGCCGTATCGCTTCGCGCGAATAAGGCGGAGCGCCCCAGTTTTCGCGCAACGCTGCGCGGGCTTTTCTCGACGGTTTCGGTGATATGCGCGTACGTCGGCAGCGCGTTGCAGCTTTTCATCATGGCATCTGTGCTGGCGTGGATGCCGAGCTTTCTGAACCGCTACTACGGCATGCCGACCGACAAGGCGGCCGTCACGGCAGCAGGATTCCTGCTGCTCGGCGGCGTCGGGATGATTGTGTGCGGCATCGTGACGGACAGAGTCAGCAAGGGACATCCCGAGCGCAAGTGGATGACGGCGATCGCCTATTGCGTGATGTCGCTCGTACTGCTGGGCATCGGCTTCCAGTTGCAGGCGGGCCCGCTGCAATTCGTGCTGCTTGGCGCCGGCATCTTCGTTGTGGCGGGCACATCCGGACCGGCCGGCGCAATGGTCGCCAATCTCACGCCGCCCTCGATCCATGCGCCCGCGTTCGCCACGCTGACGCTCGTGAACAACCTGCTAGGCATGGCGCCAGGGCCGCTCGTGACGGGTTATATCGCGGACCGCATCGGCCTGCCTGGCGCGTTGCAGCTCGTGCCGCTCGCCGCCGCGCTGGCGACCGTGATGTTCACGATCGGCATGCGCAATTACGGACGCGGCCTGCAACGCGTCGAACCGGCGCGTACCGCTCTCGCAACCGAATGA
- a CDS encoding BKACE family enzyme → MQFLDDSLHPEHQDKVVITVAPYGPEWMPEDFPEDIPVTMEAQVQKAVDCYNAGATVLHLHVRELDGKGSKRLSKFNELIAGVRAAVPDMIIQVGGSISFAPENDGQAAKWLSDDTRHMLAELDPKPDQVTVAINTTQMNIMELLYPEYLAGTSLANPAYQAAYSEMTVPAGPAWVEEHLRRLQASGIQPHFQLTGMHALETLERLVRKGVYTGPLNLTWIGIGGGFDGPNPFNFFNFIHRAPNGCTLTAESLLKNVLPFNTMALAMGLHPRCGIEDTIIDQHGNRMTSVQQIEQTVRIARELGREIASGKEAREIYRIGVQYRDADETLAANGMAPNRKPGQKNLPLAA, encoded by the coding sequence ATGCAATTTCTCGACGACTCGCTGCACCCGGAGCATCAGGACAAGGTGGTGATCACTGTTGCGCCGTACGGGCCCGAATGGATGCCGGAAGACTTCCCTGAAGACATTCCCGTGACGATGGAAGCACAGGTCCAGAAGGCCGTCGACTGCTACAACGCAGGCGCCACGGTGCTGCATCTGCACGTGCGCGAACTCGACGGCAAGGGCTCGAAGCGTCTGTCGAAGTTCAACGAACTGATCGCCGGCGTGCGCGCCGCCGTGCCCGACATGATCATCCAGGTGGGCGGGTCGATTTCGTTCGCACCGGAAAACGACGGCCAGGCTGCGAAGTGGCTCTCCGACGACACGCGTCACATGCTCGCCGAACTCGATCCGAAGCCGGATCAGGTCACCGTCGCGATCAACACGACGCAGATGAACATCATGGAGCTGCTGTATCCGGAATACCTCGCCGGCACCTCGCTCGCGAATCCGGCGTACCAGGCCGCGTACAGCGAGATGACGGTGCCCGCCGGTCCCGCCTGGGTCGAAGAGCATCTTCGCCGTCTGCAGGCATCGGGCATTCAGCCGCATTTCCAGCTGACGGGCATGCACGCGCTCGAGACGCTCGAACGGCTGGTGCGCAAGGGCGTCTACACGGGCCCGCTGAACCTGACGTGGATCGGCATCGGCGGCGGCTTCGACGGTCCGAACCCGTTCAACTTCTTCAACTTCATTCATCGCGCGCCGAACGGCTGCACGCTGACGGCCGAATCGCTGCTGAAGAACGTGCTGCCGTTCAACACGATGGCGCTGGCGATGGGTCTGCATCCGCGCTGCGGCATCGAAGACACGATCATCGATCAGCACGGCAACCGCATGACCTCGGTGCAGCAGATCGAGCAGACGGTGCGCATTGCGCGGGAACTGGGCCGTGAGATCGCGAGCGGCAAGGAAGCGCGCGAGATCTACCGGATCGGCGTGCAATACCGCGACGCGGACGAGACGCTCGCCGCTAACGGCATGGCGCCGAACCGCAAGCCGGGACAAAAGAATCTTCCGCTGGCCGCGTGA
- a CDS encoding phosphatase PAP2 family protein, translating to MNTLEAFNQALFLTINATTSTPRWQIGVASCVADYVIYLVPLVLAALWLSGNRDSREAALRACCVTLLALGFNQIIGLAWMHPRPFMIGLGHTFVEHAPDSSFPSDHGTVFASVALTLLFARVRWAGLLTLVAGLAVAWSRVYIGVHFPFDMLGAALIACVAYVLVWPLWSLAGNAAADVTIVLYRKLLAWPIARGWMRT from the coding sequence ATGAACACACTTGAAGCGTTCAACCAGGCGCTTTTTCTCACGATCAACGCGACGACTTCGACGCCTCGCTGGCAAATCGGCGTTGCATCATGTGTCGCCGACTACGTGATCTATCTCGTTCCCCTCGTGCTCGCCGCGCTTTGGCTATCCGGCAACCGGGACAGCCGCGAAGCCGCGTTGCGCGCGTGTTGCGTGACGCTGCTCGCGCTCGGGTTCAATCAGATCATCGGCCTTGCATGGATGCATCCGCGGCCGTTCATGATCGGACTGGGCCATACGTTCGTCGAACACGCGCCGGATTCGTCGTTTCCGAGCGATCACGGTACGGTCTTCGCGAGCGTCGCGTTGACCTTGCTGTTCGCACGCGTGCGCTGGGCCGGTTTGCTCACGCTCGTTGCCGGGCTCGCGGTTGCGTGGTCGCGCGTGTACATCGGCGTGCACTTTCCGTTCGACATGCTGGGCGCTGCATTGATCGCGTGCGTCGCGTACGTCCTCGTGTGGCCCCTCTGGTCGCTGGCGGGGAATGCGGCAGCAGACGTGACGATCGTGCTGTATCGCAAGCTGCTGGCGTGGCCGATCGCGCGCGGATGGATGCGCACGTAG
- a CDS encoding Rieske (2Fe-2S) protein: protein MKSTLDHRVCRADELAPGQRKIVFVDGRSIALFNLGGELRAIDDACPHNGASLLTGRLEGSVLRCPAHGLPFDLLTGCSPAGRALCLTTFPLRQVEDGIVITLQSSDSPTCSPT, encoded by the coding sequence ATGAAATCGACGCTTGACCATCGTGTCTGCCGGGCCGACGAACTCGCGCCCGGTCAGCGGAAAATCGTGTTCGTCGATGGCCGATCCATCGCGCTGTTCAATCTCGGCGGCGAACTGCGCGCAATCGACGACGCCTGTCCGCATAACGGCGCATCGCTGCTGACGGGACGCCTCGAAGGGAGCGTGCTGCGATGTCCCGCGCATGGGCTCCCATTCGATCTGCTGACCGGCTGCTCGCCCGCCGGACGCGCGCTGTGCCTGACGACGTTCCCGCTGCGTCAGGTCGAAGACGGTATCGTCATCACGTTGCAAAGCAGCGATTCGCCGACCTGTTCTCCGACCTAA
- a CDS encoding DUF4148 domain-containing protein: protein MKSLIKAVAVAAVLAVPVMSFAQSSQPVTRAEVRAELVQLEKVGYIPSNSSDTQYPANIQAAQAKVAAANGVENSGVGGVADGSSQGGQRASFSASSYSAPVFEHH from the coding sequence ATGAAATCGCTCATCAAGGCTGTTGCAGTTGCTGCTGTCCTCGCTGTTCCTGTCATGTCATTCGCGCAATCCAGCCAGCCGGTGACCCGTGCTGAAGTTCGCGCCGAGCTGGTGCAACTGGAGAAAGTGGGCTACATCCCGTCGAATAGCAGCGATACGCAATACCCTGCCAACATCCAGGCTGCGCAAGCAAAGGTTGCAGCTGCAAATGGAGTCGAGAATAGCGGTGTGGGCGGTGTGGCGGATGGCTCGTCGCAAGGTGGCCAGCGCGCTTCGTTCTCGGCCAGTTCGTACTCGGCACCCGTGTTCGAGCATCACTGA
- a CDS encoding cupin domain-containing protein — protein MNPQPATPRFSCADAQALPWTPSACASGVQIKNLGKANGRAMQLVRFEPGTVFPNHLHTGPEFIYMLEGEAVQNGQRLLPGWVGIAEAGTVENGFRSDTGCVFLLTYDVAQRFC, from the coding sequence ATGAACCCGCAACCGGCAACACCGCGTTTCTCATGTGCGGATGCGCAGGCGCTACCGTGGACGCCATCGGCGTGTGCGAGCGGCGTGCAGATCAAGAATCTCGGCAAGGCCAATGGACGCGCGATGCAGCTCGTGCGTTTCGAACCCGGGACGGTGTTCCCGAACCACCTGCACACCGGCCCCGAGTTCATCTACATGCTAGAAGGCGAAGCGGTGCAGAACGGACAGCGTCTGTTGCCGGGATGGGTTGGCATCGCAGAAGCGGGTACGGTGGAAAACGGCTTCCGAAGCGATACAGGATGTGTCTTCCTGTTGACCTACGATGTCGCCCAGCGCTTCTGCTGA